A stretch of DNA from Triticum dicoccoides isolate Atlit2015 ecotype Zavitan chromosome 2A, WEW_v2.0, whole genome shotgun sequence:
CTTATCCCTTGCTCTCCAAGCAATGTAATCTTAACAAACTCTTGTATACGCTGTTATCCAGGGAGGTGCGCCCCTGCTATATAAACATGCAACGCGTCCCTCCAACGAGGTAAGACGCTTTCCGCCTGTAGCACATTGCCTACCTATGAGAGTTATCTTTCTCAAGTCCAGGATTTCAATGATGACATTAAACAGACCATGGACCATCAAAATTATCTATTCTTCTCTTCCTTCCTACCTGCACTCGGTAAGTCCGCCTCCATTTTCCGCTGGAGCGCGCCCATTCGTCGCCGTCGACGTCACACAAGAAACAATGTGATCCTCGTTTAGAATGATCATGATCTGATTGTACTTAATTAAAAGTCCCTAATCGTGTTGTCCTGTAGGCTTTAGCTGTTTTCCAAAATTACGGCCATCTCTTTTTTTATTCAAGTTTGACTATACATAGTATATTAATGTAAGCATGGTGATAAGTAGTCCCACGCGGAGAGGCTCCAGGGAGTCGTTGATCAATTCATCCACAAGAACTTTTGATTGTCTCAATGaaggaaaaaaaaaaagagtcttcTAGTTGACGTAGCTAGAAGCCGACGGTATCTTTTTATGATGATGATATAGTAAAGCTTATGTCTTgtgtttttcttcttcacattgtaTTAATGCAATTCTGATGAATTCATCCAGAAGAGCTCCCGATGCTCTTAGAGAGAAAAGTACTTCAATGGACAGCGAATAGATGATGCAGTTGGCTGGGGCTTAAAAGTAGAGGAGATTCCCCTCCGCTCTCGCTACGTTTATGCCCCACGCGCGTACCTGCCGCCCCCGTTCAAGCCTCTCGCTACGTTTGTGCCCCACGCGCGTACCTGCCGCCCCCGTTCAAGCCTCCCACCCACCCCGCATCCtgtggctaaatttcgtgttttgaccctttttttcCAAACCTATTTGAGATCTGACCTTAATTTGATTTTTTTttagatctgacccttttgctaccgtcaGGGACCCTGACAgtagggtataacagcctaccgtcaaggaccctggcggtagggttgcatgccctaccgTCAAAATCCGCCTTAGTATTGAACAGAGTGCGTGCTCGTGTCTACCGTCAAGCACATTGGCGGTAGGGTTGTGCAGGCTACCGCCAGCCCATTTGGCGGTAGAGATGTTTCCTACCGCCAaagtccctggcggtaggctgttagaCCCTACCGCCATGGACTCTGGCGGTAGCAAAATGGTTAGATCTCGAAAAAAATTCAACATAGGGTCAGATCTCGAATAGGTTttggaaaagggtcaaaacacgaaattttgccgcaTCCTGTTCTtttcaggccaactccaccgcgcgaccccatcctgtccgAGCGCGTCCGTTTGGAGTAAAACGGACGAACCAGACGGCCTAGCACGGGTgtaaacggacttttgtccgttttcTGTCCACTTTTGACTCATCCCTGGCCCAAGTTTGagccgcttttggggtgaaacggacagcacACGGACGCACGGGCCGTCTGCatgtgtcctcccctggcccgcccgctGGTGGCACAGGGACAGCCTTTTTTTATCCGCCCCTCCCTCCCTTCGGCCGCACGCCCTCTATTCTTCTCCACTCTTCCCCGCTCTCcccttgccgccgccgctgccattgtCGCTGTGCAGCTCGGACGCGCGCTCGCCCAGCCCCTTTCCCTCGGCGCccccgagctacccaaccacggccacctgTTTTGCGCACCtgccggccggatttggggcggatccggtcggtcttgagctcgcccggctaTGGTAGGCCATGGACTGGCCAGGCACCGGCCCGGAAGGCCATGGCAGGGCCGCAaagccacatgcaggcagtggctcctcctctagccgctcggatctacaccgtcggtggtccgccggcagatacacgaCTGGTggtcggccgggctcggtgctagcccaaaagctcgtcggcgcaccgttgccgctcattaagtgcgaccactgcctaaagaaggtcgtgcgccgcgtgtctacaacgacggaacatcccggatgggtgttcatcaagtgcttaaacgatggggtatgtgctctttttagcttcggtttgtgctctagatttgactagttgtgctaactttaaattttgttgtgtagaatggatgcaagttttggtattgggaagaagagtacatcgatatattgatagagcgcaatttagtagatgttcgtgcacttttagctagcatagtggctgtagatgagacaagtgcacgtgttgctagattagaggctagacacgagactagatgcgaggaagcaacgtctacttctttagactcgaagaagaaagaaacacGCAAGATGGAGGCAgctcctccgcagatcaacaatgaatgcatcgagaaggcactaatccaacttacaggaacagttatggaagttggatatcttctaaaatgtattcttgtggttcttgttttctttggtcttgtttTTCTAGTCAAAAATTGGTGATGTATTCccatgtaccaaaaatgaatgatgaaaaaaAGTTAAAGGACTTGCAAGAAAAAACGTAcgcggacaggatgcggccgggatgcgtccgcgcgttgggcgcacggccaccgcatcccaggacacgcccggacacgaccccatctcCCTACCTAAACGGACAGAATCTGGGCAAAATGGACGTCCATTTTGGGTCGCGCGGTGGAGGTGGCCTCACAACGTCGAACCTCTCCCGGACAACGCTATGGCACCTCGGGGAGGGGATTCATTGGTTGTCACGAACCGTGAAGCGTGAACGACGGGTTGACGTGTGGGGGCGTAGGTGATGTGCGGATGCTGGTAGGGGGTCCGATTCTTAATTCAGAGGAGTTGCTTGGTTTCAACACGAAGTACATGGAGGGAGCCTTACACGAGCCTGACGTTCTGGTTGAGGTGAGCAACGGAGGTGGCGCAGGCTAAAGCACCACCATTATCTCTGGAGGACTTTTTTTAAAGGTTACTTGTGCGGTCCCACAATCTCTGCTTGGGTCCCCGACACCTTTGCACCGGGAGAAGGATGATGGGCGCCTGGAAAAGAAGAACAAGGCGTGCAACATTCTGGCGGCCAAACGCGCGGAGCATAGGTTGTTGGACGCTTTTGGTGAGTTGCGAGAGGTGAGCAAAGTGGAGGATGTTGAGCAAAAGATGAAAGCACAGCTGGACATGTAAAAAAAACGCTTTCATCGCAAGTGTCATCACATTGAGCACTTTGGCGGGCATCGCCCGGAAGTCAAAGATAGACCTTTCATGATGTTTTTCACACAATAATTATAGCCCATGATGTTTCTAGGATAAGGCGGAAGAGTCATTCGACATTGATGAGTTCTCTTCGACGAGTGATTGTCAGTTTGGTTGCACGTGGGCCAAGCCTAATTGCTCTGGGCCTTGGCGCTATGGTGTCTAACTCAGATGATGCCCCTTGATGTTGCAGTTGTTTTGTCTCTGTCCCTAAGCTCTAGTGTTTTTTGTGGTTTTTTTTTTGTTCCCAGGTTTTCATTTGGGTTTTTTATTAACCGAGAATATGAGGTTTTGGGGTCTAGTTTTCTTTATAAATTAGACTATCTCTCTTCTTCTTAATGAACAGAAGGAACCCGCTGCCCTCACAAGTCACGATGAGGTTTctcacaaaaaaaagagagagaaaacatCTTCTGATTTGATGCAAAAAGAAGAAGACATATTCCAGTGGAAGCAGCCGCAGAACTGGCATCAGAAACGGCCATCTCAACTCAATATCAGCACCAGGAATTCTGAACATCGGTGGGAGGCTGATGCAAATACGAGTATCATATACAATTCAGAACATTTTTGGGTCTGACGTAGATGGATACGAGTCTCATTCATATACCAGCATCAGAAGTTCAGAACATTTGCGGGTCTGACATAGATAGATACGAGTCTCATACAGGAGAGGGGCTACATCATTTACAGTCCACGAGGCACCAGCAACATCTCACCAGACGGCAGCGCAGCGGCCTGCCAGCCAGCTCTTgttcaaagcaaaacaggagatTTGCCTTCAGCTCTACCAGTACCACATCAGTACCACCTCGGTTCTCATCACAATCATCCATGAAAACATCTCAGAACTACTAGAACCTAAAGAGACAATCTACACACCATTACCTAGTCCTAATCAAGCCCTCGCAGCGGCGGTTCACTCGCGCATTGCTTCACTACAGTTCGCCTCGGATCACCAGAATGAACCGAACGGCCTTCTAAGCATTGCAGCTACAGCTCACTGTTCCTTCCAAATTCGCCCGGTGACCCGCAGCTTGAGCTCCTTCCTGTCGCCGCCGGAGAAGCACAGGGCCATGTTCCGCTGGATGATGAGCCCATCGTAACTGTCCCGGACCTTCCTATGGCTATCCCTGATGCTCCGAGGGATACCTTGCCAGGTCATCTTACGGTTGATGCCTCCCACCTCCAGGCTGTAGGTGTAGTTCTTGGCCTCGGCGTCGTCTCCCATGAACCTCAGGAAGGCGATGTAGACCGGCGCCATGCCCAGCTGGAACGCCTCAAAGTGCAGGCAGAAGTACTGCCCAAAGCAGCTGAAAACCTGGACAGGTATATGCTAGAGTTAGTTCCACAACTCTTACTTCCATGAAGAGGAAAAACACAAGCAGAAGCTGAATAACAGTAGCATGCAGTGTCGACAGTAACCTTACTTAATTGAGTCGTTAAGTATGCACACACTAAGTAAACGATCAGCAATCCATAAGACCATAACTCATGTTATCAAAACTATCCAAGATACACCTTGGATCTTGGAAAGAGGATGTGAGGACTAATCTACTGCATAGTGTTTCAGATCATAAATACAAAGGTAGCTGATAATTACCGTAAGCATCCATGTGGCATTCTCAACTTCATGAGGATTTGATTTGACATAGCGATGATTAAAGGTGCTTCCACTGTGCATGTCAACCTTATGGTCGTCCTTCAAGTGATTCACCAGATATGGAATGTCACCAGTGACAGTGCATTCAGACCCCGCATATGGGCAAGTATAGGGTCTGTATTGGCACTGTGATTCATGTTTCAGCTTGCAATAATAAGGATATATTCCCACGCATCCAAAGTTCTGGAACTTGCATGGAACCTCTAGAGAGGCAGCAACCTTCTCTAGAGCAAGGCATCTTATGTTACCCAATTCACTCCTGCAAGTTGGACAGCGATTATGAACCCTTGGCTTGCATCCAGAACAAATGGTATGGCCATTGGAGCACTGCACGCACAAATGTGACAAAATAGTTAAAGAACCTCTAGACACATTCATATTGAACTTCATTTCTGAGCTTAGAATATGCAGTGTAAATTCAAAATAATCATGAGATATCAGGCCCTCCTACTAGAATCATTTGACAATGAACAATCTGGATAACATTGAAAATGAAAAGGAAGACTGTTGTAATGTATAAGTTCAAAATGTTTGCAGGGAGCTAATCACAAGTGGGCCTGATGCATGGGGTGGATATCAGAAAGGAAGGGATATCACTTATTGGTCAAAGTGATTCATAGAAAAAGGTCACCAACCACAACCCTATTTTACCTCTGCCTACCCTGAAAGTAAATCAGCATTTTCATATTGTTTTGCAACTGGATATTCTTATCTGATCACACATGTAGGCATACACATGGAAAGCCAAAAGCCTAGAACAAGGCTTAGTATAATGCAACCGATATGCTATAGTTAAATGTAATTAGTTCAGCAAGAAGGCATACCTGATGAATTGGAGGATACATGGCGACCAAGCACACAGGGCATTCCAATAGCTCACGCACATTGCTAGAAACTATGACATTTGGTTTCGGTGAGTGCTCAATAAGATCACCGACGAGTTCCGTGACATCTAACATCTCAATCTTTGGAGGGTCGATAACTTCAgcatcaatgtcgtcaagataggcAGCTGACGCCATGACCAAACCTATAGATACAGAATCCTGT
This window harbors:
- the LOC119353470 gene encoding E3 ubiquitin-protein ligase DIS1-like; the encoded protein is MASAAYLDDIDAEVIDPPKIEMLDVTELVGDLIEHSPKPNVIVSSNVRELLECPVCLVAMYPPIHQCSNGHTICSGCKPRVHNRCPTCRSELGNIRCLALEKVAASLEVPCKFQNFGCVGIYPYYCKLKHESQCQYRPYTCPYAGSECTVTGDIPYLVNHLKDDHKVDMHSGSTFNHRYVKSNPHEVENATWMLTVFSCFGQYFCLHFEAFQLGMAPVYIAFLRFMGDDAEAKNYTYSLEVGGINRKMTWQGIPRSIRDSHRKVRDSYDGLIIQRNMALCFSGGDRKELKLRVTGRIWKEQ